One Vulpes lagopus strain Blue_001 chromosome 18, ASM1834538v1, whole genome shotgun sequence DNA window includes the following coding sequences:
- the LOC121477867 gene encoding hydroxysteroid dehydrogenase-like protein 2, which translates to MTKLGDTYMEQGLGLNEERRPASPPGPLAAAAVATASALRKPCYPTPVEAAGGKALPCAVDVRDEQQISNAVEKAVERFGGIDILVNNASAISLTNTLETPTKRVDLMMNVNTRGTYLTSKACIPYLKKSKIAHILNLSPPLNLNPMWFKQHCAYTIAKYGMSMCVLGMAEEFKGEIAVNALWPKTAIHTAAMDMLGGSGIESQCRKVDIIADAAYSIFKKPKSFTGNFIIDENILREEGIKNFDIYAIKPGHPLLPDFFLDEHPDIITKKVESRDVIPELKEEKPQPPPKQRSGAVEETFRIVKDSLSDDVVKATQAVYQFELSGEDGGTWFLDLKSKGGNVGYGEPSSQADVVMSMSTDDFVKMFSGKLKPTMAFMSGKLKIKGNMALAIKLEKLMNQMNARL; encoded by the exons ATGACAAAACTAGGGGACACCTACATGGAACAA GGACTGGGGCTAAATGAGGAGAGGAGGCCCGCGTCTCCTCCGGGTccgctcgccgccgccgccgtcgccacCGCCTCTGCTCTGAGGAAACCATGTTACCCAACACCGGTTGAAGCAGCTGGAGGAAAGGCCTTGCCATGTGCTGTTGATGTGAGAGATGAACAGCAAATCAGTAATGCAGTGGAGAAAGCAGTGGAGCGATTTGGAGGAATTGATATTTTGGTGAATAATGCCAGTGCTATTAGCTTGACCAACACATTGGAAACTCCTACGAAGAGAGTCGATTTGATGATGAATGTCAACACCAGAGGCACCTATCTGACATCTAAAGCATGCAttccttatttgaaaaagagtaaaattGCTCATATCCTCAATCTCAGCCCACCACTGAACCTAAATCCAATGTGGTTCAAACAGCACTGTGCTTATACCATTGCTAAGTATGGTATGTCTATGTGTGTGCTTGGGATGGCAGAAGAATTTAAGGGTGAAATTGCAGTCAATGCATTATGGCCTAAAACAGCCATCCACACCGCTGCTATGGATATGCTGGGAGGATCTGGTATTGAAAGCCAGTGTAGAAAAGTTGATATCATTGCCGATGCTgcctattccatttttaaaaagccaaaaagttttactggaaactttattattgatgaaaatatcttaagagaagaaggaataaaaaattttgaCATCTATGCAATTAAACCAGGCCATCCCTTGTTACCAGATTTCTTCTTAGATGAACACCCGGATATAATTACCAAGAAAGTGGAATCACGTGATGTTATTCCggaattgaaagaagaaaagccacagCCACCACCAAAACAACGTTCTGGAGCTGTGGAAGAAACATTTAGAATTGTTAAGGACTCTCTTAGTGATGATGTTGTTAAAGCCACTCAAGCAGTTTATCAGTTTGAACTCTCAGGTGAAGATGGTGGAACGTGGTTTCTTGATCTTAAAAGCAAAGGTGGGAATGTCGGATATGGAGAGCCCTCCAGTCAGGCGGATGTGGTGATGAGTATGTCTACTGatgattttgtaaaaatgttttcaggaaaaCTAAAACCAACAATGGCATTCATGTCAGGAAAATTGAAGATTAAAGGAAACATGGCCCTAGCAATCAAATTGGAGAAGCTAATGAATCAGATGAATGCCAGGctgtga